A region from the Halosolutus gelatinilyticus genome encodes:
- a CDS encoding lipoate--protein ligase family protein: protein MTDLADRDWRLIRDDPRDGATQMAIEEVAARTALEDDLRTVRIYSWEPSTLSLGYRQDAATVDWKFCDREGIDVTRRQTGGGGIYHDRHADISYTIVAPADEVPGDLMDCYALFCEPILAAFDRMGIDADFAAAAQDAIYQPSCYLRDIHPAHDVVAPASAGADAKKISGNAQYRQRDVVIQHGSISYDLEPRRHVGVFDESIAESTFTNRVTSIREQAGIDREAAVETIADSLREWCDATESDWWDEELAATSELADRKFGADAWVHDREILEA, encoded by the coding sequence ATGACCGACCTCGCCGATCGAGACTGGCGATTGATCAGGGACGACCCCCGCGACGGCGCGACGCAGATGGCGATCGAAGAGGTGGCCGCGCGGACGGCCCTCGAAGACGACCTGCGGACGGTTCGGATCTACTCGTGGGAACCGAGCACGCTCTCGCTGGGCTACCGGCAGGACGCGGCGACGGTGGACTGGAAGTTCTGCGACCGGGAGGGGATCGACGTCACCCGCCGACAGACTGGCGGCGGCGGGATCTATCACGATCGGCACGCCGACATCTCCTACACGATCGTCGCCCCGGCCGACGAAGTTCCGGGCGACCTGATGGACTGTTACGCGCTGTTCTGCGAGCCGATCCTCGCGGCGTTCGATCGGATGGGGATCGACGCCGACTTCGCGGCCGCGGCCCAGGACGCGATCTACCAGCCGTCGTGCTACCTCCGGGACATCCACCCGGCCCACGACGTCGTCGCACCCGCAAGCGCGGGCGCGGACGCGAAGAAGATCAGCGGCAACGCCCAGTACCGCCAGCGCGACGTCGTAATTCAGCACGGGTCGATCAGCTACGACCTCGAACCTCGGCGCCACGTCGGCGTCTTCGACGAATCGATCGCGGAGTCGACGTTTACGAACCGGGTGACGAGCATCCGCGAGCAGGCGGGGATCGATCGCGAGGCGGCCGTCGAAACGATCGCCGACTCCCTACGGGAGTGGTGCGACGCGACGGAATCGGATTGGTGGGACGAGGAACTCGCCGCCACGAGCGAGCTGGCCGATCGGAAGTTCGGGGCCGACGCGTGGGTGCACGATCGGGAGATCTTGGAAGCCTGA
- a CDS encoding deoxyribonuclease IV: protein MKVGAHVSISGSRVSSDEETPPYNDIRNAVHRQRAFGGNCGQIFTTSPQVWAQPEISEAAAAGFREETETQLEGPWVIHSAYLVNLCTPKEDLRRKSKESMQAELDAAAKLGVPYVNVHLGAHTGAGVEGGLDNAAGVIDDLDVPDDVRILIESDAGSGTKLGGEFEHLAGIIDRTETDIGICIDTAHTLVAGNDLTTPEAVDETIGRFNDEVGLEYLEYIHLNDSKHDVGTHKDEHAHIGEGHIGEDGMRAIVNHPDLRDLPFALETPTEDGRGFAWNIEKVKELHEA, encoded by the coding sequence ATGAAGGTCGGCGCACACGTTTCGATCTCCGGTTCGCGCGTCTCGTCCGACGAGGAAACACCGCCGTACAACGACATCCGCAACGCGGTCCACCGCCAGCGGGCGTTCGGCGGCAACTGCGGGCAGATCTTCACCACGTCGCCGCAGGTCTGGGCCCAACCCGAGATCAGCGAGGCGGCCGCCGCCGGATTCAGAGAGGAAACCGAAACGCAACTCGAGGGGCCGTGGGTGATCCACTCCGCGTACCTCGTCAACCTCTGTACGCCGAAGGAGGACCTCCGGCGAAAGTCCAAAGAGAGCATGCAGGCGGAACTCGACGCCGCGGCGAAACTCGGCGTTCCGTACGTAAACGTCCACCTCGGCGCGCACACCGGCGCGGGCGTCGAGGGCGGCCTCGACAACGCCGCGGGCGTCATCGACGACCTCGACGTCCCCGACGACGTCCGGATCCTCATCGAGTCCGACGCCGGCAGCGGCACGAAACTCGGCGGCGAGTTCGAGCACCTCGCGGGCATCATCGATCGCACTGAGACCGACATCGGAATCTGTATCGACACCGCCCACACCCTCGTCGCGGGCAACGACCTCACGACCCCCGAAGCGGTCGACGAGACGATCGGGCGGTTCAACGACGAGGTCGGCCTCGAATACCTCGAGTACATCCACCTCAACGACTCCAAACACGACGTCGGCACGCACAAGGACGAACACGCCCACATCGGCGAGGGCCATATCGGCGAGGACGGCATGCGTGCGATCGTGAACCATCCCGACCTGCGCGACCTGCCGTTCGCGCTGGAGACGCCGACCGAGGACGGCCGCGGCTTCGCGTGGAACATCGAGAAGGTCAAAGAGCTCCACGAGGCGTAA
- a CDS encoding class I SAM-dependent methyltransferase produces the protein MREFSEDYLRRTRVGMWDDSREALEPLELRSRDRVLDVGCGTGELSRVLAAECSGKVVGCDADPTLLRPAREHVPAVAGDARRLPFPDGAFDLVVCQALLINLPDPEAAVSEFARVSADLVAAIEPDNGAVEVDSSVDAEAPLERRARRAYLEGVPTDVTLGAGAKTAFTGADLDVLETRRYDHVRTIAPPYDERALTTARRKATGSGLADDRDTLLESDLSEEEYDALRSDWRAMGRDVIEQMSDRDYRRTETVPFYVTVGRVP, from the coding sequence GTGCGCGAGTTCTCCGAAGACTACCTGCGTCGAACCCGAGTCGGGATGTGGGACGATTCCCGAGAGGCGCTCGAACCGCTGGAGCTGCGCTCCCGCGATCGGGTTCTCGACGTCGGCTGCGGGACCGGCGAGTTGAGCCGCGTGCTCGCCGCGGAGTGTTCCGGGAAAGTGGTCGGCTGCGACGCCGATCCGACGCTGCTTCGGCCGGCCCGCGAGCACGTCCCGGCGGTTGCCGGCGACGCCCGTCGACTGCCGTTTCCCGACGGTGCGTTCGACCTCGTGGTTTGTCAGGCGCTACTGATCAACCTGCCCGATCCGGAAGCAGCAGTTTCGGAGTTCGCCCGCGTCTCCGCGGACCTCGTCGCCGCGATCGAACCGGACAACGGCGCCGTCGAGGTCGACTCGAGCGTCGACGCCGAGGCGCCGCTCGAACGGCGCGCTCGACGGGCGTACCTAGAGGGCGTGCCCACCGACGTGACGCTGGGTGCGGGCGCGAAAACGGCGTTTACGGGCGCCGACCTCGACGTTCTCGAGACTCGACGGTACGACCACGTCCGAACGATCGCCCCGCCGTACGACGAGCGGGCGCTGACGACCGCCCGGCGGAAGGCGACCGGATCGGGACTGGCCGACGACAGAGACACCTTGCTCGAAAGCGATCTCTCCGAGGAAGAGTACGACGCCCTCCGAAGCGACTGGCGGGCGATGGGCCGGGACGTGATCGAGCAGATGAGCGATCGCGACTACCGACGCACCGAGACGGTGCCGTTTTACGTCACCGTCGGCCGGGTTCCGTAA
- a CDS encoding acyl-CoA dehydrogenase family protein: protein MLPKLEENRCIGCLAIIEPEGGSDTAHPNTVARRDGEEFVLNGEKVWVGNAEIADVALVVAHDASEDVQDMFLVDRANADFETEEMNKLGWKGIPNGRMMVLGAAGLDLENRTERYYRDARVMTIPNGTTRSRSSSSARS from the coding sequence ATGCTCCCGAAACTCGAGGAGAACCGCTGTATCGGCTGTCTCGCGATCATCGAACCCGAGGGCGGCAGCGACACGGCGCACCCGAACACCGTCGCGCGGCGCGACGGCGAGGAGTTCGTGTTGAACGGCGAGAAGGTCTGGGTCGGGAACGCAGAGATCGCCGACGTCGCGCTCGTCGTCGCCCACGACGCGTCCGAGGACGTCCAGGACATGTTCCTGGTCGACCGGGCGAACGCCGACTTCGAGACCGAGGAGATGAATAAACTGGGCTGGAAGGGCATCCCGAACGGCCGCATGATGGTCCTCGGCGCCGCCGGACTCGACCTCGAAAACCGCACGGAACGGTACTATCGGGACGCTCGGGTGATGACGATTCCCAACGGCACCACGAGATCCAGAAGCTCATCGTCGGCAAGGAGCTGA
- a CDS encoding PRC-barrel domain-containing protein encodes MSEILARDLVGKFVVGNDGTIIGRLHNVTVIPKSGALRDLVVEPDGQSSATGRSDGDRLRIPVDRIETVADQIIVRNDE; translated from the coding sequence ATGAGCGAGATACTCGCACGAGACCTCGTCGGAAAGTTCGTCGTGGGAAACGACGGGACGATCATCGGACGACTCCACAACGTTACCGTGATTCCCAAATCCGGCGCCCTCCGCGACCTCGTCGTCGAACCGGACGGCCAGTCCTCGGCGACCGGTCGATCCGACGGCGACCGACTTCGGATCCCCGTCGACCGCATCGAGACCGTAGCGGATCAGATCATCGTTCGGAATGACGAGTAG
- a CDS encoding DUF7095 family protein, producing MTGFDRDDAVDRLEELVDTVEEERMPVPVREIWAFGDVALGLDPVDRLDVYLTKDVLMRDDSDSGDAIDSVDEYGVEGVGKSVRADWAAEYPEYLRANANGHAAPERCLAAHLLGEDEPIHLEVCNAPFEDNVTQRLRGAKLRGDYTRLLDPRGVCLWADGTRSEEAFRKLRESELALPTLSSALEMLGMDEDEATDAARELHAWREQQEGVTVRGDVV from the coding sequence ATGACTGGATTTGACCGCGACGACGCGGTCGACCGGCTCGAGGAACTCGTCGACACCGTCGAGGAAGAGCGGATGCCCGTCCCCGTCCGCGAAATCTGGGCGTTCGGCGACGTCGCGCTCGGACTCGATCCCGTCGATCGGCTCGACGTCTACCTGACCAAGGACGTTTTGATGCGTGACGATAGCGACTCCGGCGACGCGATCGACTCGGTCGACGAGTACGGCGTCGAGGGCGTCGGCAAGTCGGTTCGGGCCGACTGGGCCGCCGAATACCCCGAGTACCTTCGCGCGAACGCGAACGGGCACGCGGCTCCCGAGCGGTGTCTCGCTGCCCACCTGCTCGGCGAGGACGAGCCGATCCACCTCGAGGTCTGTAACGCGCCGTTCGAGGACAACGTCACGCAGCGCCTCCGGGGCGCGAAACTGCGCGGCGACTACACCCGACTGCTCGACCCCCGCGGCGTCTGCCTGTGGGCCGATGGCACCCGCAGCGAGGAGGCCTTCCGGAAACTGCGGGAGAGCGAACTCGCGTTGCCGACGCTGTCGTCGGCCCTGGAGATGCTCGGGATGGACGAAGACGAAGCGACCGACGCGGCGCGGGAACTCCACGCCTGGCGAGAGCAACAGGAGGGCGTGACGGTTCGCGGGGACGTGGTCTGA
- a CDS encoding lysophospholipase yields MRHRIFNEDGEEELVFVMGWGNRWTHENVSWLIGQLTDAGYRVHAFELPTNVEDFKADWLVPIAEYVRDIEEYQLLAHSAGALVAQALDGADNHVYLSPWWGYTESRPELLLEAVAAIPTSFPCLPVGELDAEALGELATDHQIATSPRWVSPTFVRETRRAQRELLTIDHDAVIFCSLRDPVVSLRPIGERVPAEHVVLYDGGHELFSSASRERHVETILAALEEGAAAVEDRDEETEIAA; encoded by the coding sequence ATGAGACACCGCATCTTCAACGAGGACGGCGAGGAGGAACTCGTCTTCGTCATGGGCTGGGGCAACCGCTGGACCCACGAGAACGTCAGCTGGCTCATCGGACAGCTGACCGACGCCGGCTACCGAGTCCACGCGTTCGAACTCCCGACGAACGTCGAGGACTTCAAAGCCGACTGGCTGGTGCCGATCGCGGAGTACGTCCGCGACATAGAGGAGTACCAGCTGCTCGCTCACAGCGCCGGCGCCCTGGTCGCCCAGGCGTTAGACGGCGCGGACAACCACGTCTACCTGAGCCCGTGGTGGGGATACACCGAGAGCCGTCCCGAGTTGCTGCTCGAGGCCGTCGCCGCGATCCCGACGTCGTTCCCGTGTCTCCCCGTCGGCGAACTGGACGCCGAGGCGCTCGGCGAGCTGGCGACCGACCACCAGATCGCGACGTCGCCACGGTGGGTCTCGCCGACGTTCGTCCGCGAAACTCGCCGCGCCCAGCGGGAACTGCTGACGATCGACCACGACGCCGTCATCTTCTGCTCGCTTCGCGATCCCGTCGTCAGCCTGCGGCCGATCGGCGAGCGGGTGCCCGCCGAACACGTCGTGCTGTACGACGGCGGCCACGAACTGTTCTCCTCCGCGAGCCGCGAGCGGCACGTCGAGACGATCCTCGCGGCGCTGGAAGAGGGCGCCGCCGCCGTCGAAGATCGAGACGAGGAAACCGAGATTGCGGCCTGA
- the ncsA gene encoding tRNA 2-thiolation protein NcsA encodes MDCNRCDGKAVMHAAYSGAHLCADHFRESVEKRVRRRIRRDDLVPRDATPEEPQTWVIGLSGGKDSVVLTKILHETFAEDPRIELIGLTIHEGIEGYRDRSLEACVDLADDLGIRHEVVSYEEEFGVRMDEVVEDDPENMAACAYCGVFRRDVLSRYADDLGADLLLTGHNLDDEAQTALMNFLEGDVSQIAKHFDASLGPLSDREDQEEFVPRAKPLRDVPEKEVALYAHIDDLPAHITECPHSSEAYRGEIQQLLYGLEENHPGTRHSILAGYEELASIVADEYSGEDGADLQECVECGSTTTREVCRKCNLLESLA; translated from the coding sequence ATGGACTGCAACCGGTGTGACGGGAAGGCGGTGATGCACGCCGCCTACTCCGGGGCACACCTCTGTGCCGACCACTTCCGCGAGTCGGTCGAAAAGCGGGTGCGCCGCCGGATTCGACGGGACGATCTCGTCCCACGCGACGCGACGCCCGAGGAGCCACAGACGTGGGTGATCGGTCTCTCGGGCGGCAAGGACAGCGTCGTCCTGACGAAGATCCTCCACGAGACGTTCGCCGAGGACCCTCGCATCGAACTGATCGGACTAACGATCCACGAAGGGATCGAGGGCTACCGCGACAGGAGTCTCGAGGCCTGCGTCGACCTCGCGGACGACCTGGGAATCCGCCACGAGGTCGTCAGCTACGAGGAGGAGTTCGGCGTCCGGATGGACGAGGTGGTCGAAGACGATCCCGAGAACATGGCCGCCTGCGCCTACTGCGGGGTCTTCCGCCGGGACGTTCTCTCCCGGTACGCCGACGACCTCGGCGCCGATCTCCTGTTGACGGGTCACAACCTGGACGACGAGGCCCAGACGGCGCTCATGAACTTCCTCGAGGGCGACGTCTCCCAGATCGCGAAACACTTCGACGCCAGCCTCGGGCCGCTGTCCGATCGCGAGGACCAAGAAGAGTTCGTCCCCCGCGCGAAGCCGCTTCGGGACGTCCCCGAGAAGGAGGTCGCCCTCTACGCCCACATCGACGACCTCCCCGCGCACATCACCGAGTGTCCCCACTCGAGCGAGGCCTACCGCGGCGAAATCCAGCAGCTGCTGTACGGGTTGGAGGAGAACCATCCCGGAACGCGCCACTCGATCCTCGCCGGCTACGAGGAACTCGCGTCGATCGTCGCCGACGAGTACAGCGGCGAGGATGGTGCCGACCTGCAGGAGTGTGTCGAATGCGGTTCGACCACCACCCGAGAGGTCTGCCGGAAGTGCAACTTACTCGAATCGCTCGCCTGA
- the ftsZ gene encoding cell division protein FtsZ, which produces MQDIVQDALENAEEEAREMDASFDDDEFGDPRIVIVGCGGAGNNTINRLYNIGVEGADTVAINTDKQHLKMIEADTKILVGKSLTNGLGAGGDPSMGERATEMAQGTIKEVLGDADLVFVTAGMGGGTGTGAAPVTAKIAKEQGAIVVGMVSTPFNVERARTVKAEEGLEKLREQADSIIVLDNNRLLDYVPNLPIGKAFSVMDQIIAETVKGISETITQPSLINLDYADMSTIMNQGGVAVMLVGETQDKNKSDEVVKDAMNHPLLDVDYRGASGGLVHITGGPDLTLKEAEGIADNITERLEASANVIWGARIQENYKGKVRVMAIMTGVQSAQVLGPTTQKQADKSRASIEGLNETDFDASNNVRDTRSGYGAQSDGGRRELEKDNGVDVIR; this is translated from the coding sequence ATGCAGGATATCGTCCAAGACGCCCTCGAGAACGCCGAGGAGGAAGCCCGCGAGATGGACGCCTCGTTCGACGATGACGAGTTCGGGGACCCGCGGATCGTCATCGTCGGCTGTGGCGGCGCCGGAAACAACACGATCAACCGGCTGTACAACATCGGCGTCGAGGGCGCCGATACCGTCGCGATCAACACGGACAAGCAGCACCTGAAGATGATCGAGGCCGACACGAAGATCCTCGTCGGCAAATCCCTCACCAACGGGCTCGGCGCGGGCGGCGACCCGTCGATGGGCGAACGTGCGACCGAGATGGCCCAGGGGACGATCAAGGAGGTCCTCGGCGACGCGGACCTCGTGTTCGTGACCGCGGGCATGGGCGGCGGTACCGGCACGGGTGCCGCCCCCGTCACGGCGAAGATCGCCAAGGAACAGGGAGCGATCGTCGTCGGAATGGTCTCGACGCCGTTCAACGTCGAGCGCGCCCGCACGGTGAAAGCCGAGGAGGGCCTGGAGAAGCTTCGCGAGCAGGCCGACTCGATCATCGTCCTCGACAACAACCGGCTGCTCGATTACGTCCCGAACCTCCCGATCGGCAAGGCGTTCTCGGTGATGGACCAGATCATCGCCGAGACCGTCAAGGGAATCTCCGAGACGATCACTCAGCCCTCGCTGATCAACCTGGATTACGCGGACATGTCGACCATCATGAACCAGGGCGGCGTCGCCGTCATGCTCGTCGGCGAGACCCAGGACAAGAACAAGAGCGACGAGGTCGTCAAGGACGCGATGAACCACCCGCTGCTCGACGTCGACTACCGCGGCGCGTCCGGCGGGTTGGTCCACATCACCGGCGGGCCGGATCTCACCCTCAAGGAGGCCGAGGGGATCGCCGACAACATCACCGAGCGCCTCGAGGCCTCGGCGAACGTCATCTGGGGCGCCCGCATTCAGGAGAACTACAAGGGGAAGGTCCGCGTGATGGCGATCATGACCGGCGTCCAGAGCGCGCAGGTCCTCGGTCCGACCACGCAGAAACAGGCCGACAAGTCGCGGGCGAGCATCGAAGGGCTGAACGAGACGGACTTCGACGCGAGCAACAACGTTCGAGACACCAGATCCGGGTACGGCGCCCAGAGCGACGGCGGCCGACGCGAACTGGAGAAGGACAACGGCGTCGACGTGATCCGATAG
- a CDS encoding ribbon-helix-helix domain-containing protein yields MERVTLRIPKQQIEEVEQLVDSGEFPNRSEAIRSAVREMINEQYDGHSEQTGKHNWAKV; encoded by the coding sequence ATGGAGCGTGTGACACTGCGAATCCCGAAACAGCAGATCGAGGAGGTCGAACAACTGGTCGACTCGGGCGAGTTCCCGAACCGGAGCGAAGCGATCCGGTCGGCCGTTCGAGAGATGATCAACGAACAGTACGACGGACACAGCGAGCAGACCGGTAAACACAACTGGGCCAAGGTGTAA
- a CDS encoding double zinc ribbon domain-containing protein, which yields MSKVTFRADDELVEQLEALDASKSEVMRQALRSHLADSGSQSGSADQRAERTSPGDGTEPIDGLIRERVDTLLADRLRESSVGEPQDVNVNISLEGERTSRNTTVTQPPTDVRHDAIGSDHQCGQCGETIDADHVYCPNCGEKASHRTFCECGDELRSDWAFCPGCGRRTPAADVLDSP from the coding sequence ATGAGCAAAGTCACGTTCCGCGCCGACGACGAGCTCGTCGAGCAACTCGAGGCGCTCGACGCGTCGAAAAGCGAGGTGATGCGTCAAGCGCTGCGATCGCACCTCGCCGATAGCGGGTCGCAAAGCGGGAGCGCGGACCAGCGTGCGGAACGGACCTCGCCGGGGGACGGCACCGAACCGATCGACGGCCTGATTCGCGAGCGCGTCGACACGCTGCTCGCGGACCGGCTTCGAGAATCCAGCGTCGGCGAGCCGCAGGACGTCAACGTGAACATCTCGCTCGAGGGCGAGCGGACGAGTCGTAATACAACTGTCACACAACCGCCGACGGATGTGCGACACGACGCGATCGGCTCCGATCACCAGTGCGGGCAGTGTGGTGAAACGATCGACGCCGATCACGTTTACTGCCCAAACTGCGGCGAGAAGGCGTCTCATCGGACGTTTTGCGAGTGCGGTGACGAGCTCCGATCGGACTGGGCGTTCTGCCCCGGCTGCGGTCGCCGGACCCCTGCAGCGGACGTGCTCGACTCGCCGTAA
- a CDS encoding DUF7563 family protein: MVGVTIALWPSAGNSSTCEHCGTHVSDRFCRVFGDDRDRAHRCGECDSYRRLSRGSAAGKDVAIPGPETSPGRHGGEADV, translated from the coding sequence GTGGTCGGCGTGACGATCGCGCTCTGGCCGTCGGCCGGCAACTCGTCGACATGCGAGCACTGCGGCACCCACGTCAGCGATCGATTCTGCCGCGTCTTTGGTGACGATCGCGATCGTGCCCACCGCTGCGGCGAGTGCGATTCCTACCGACGATTAAGCCGCGGCTCCGCTGCGGGGAAAGACGTCGCGATCCCCGGTCCGGAGACGTCACCCGGCCGTCACGGAGGTGAGGCTGATGTCTGA
- a CDS encoding Mn2+/Fe2+ transporter, which translates to MGERQESPQSNPPVKNILVVSAIILVSAFVGLWGAIEFTNSLGTVTTWMQIGIGLAAVYLLYDIANSVKELEYRS; encoded by the coding sequence ATGGGCGAACGACAGGAATCTCCGCAGTCTAACCCGCCAGTGAAGAACATCCTGGTAGTGTCCGCAATCATTCTCGTCTCCGCATTCGTTGGACTGTGGGGCGCTATCGAATTCACCAATAGCCTTGGAACCGTAACAACGTGGATGCAAATCGGGATCGGACTCGCTGCGGTCTATCTCCTCTACGATATCGCCAACAGCGTGAAGGAACTCGAATACAGGTCCTAA
- a CDS encoding MEDS domain-containing protein: MSKKQQNDSLEKFGLEATLDAVQKRREVSQTQSLHEKDEGNDHLASIYESQEDQFETAVPFIKEGLKRGERCLYVADDSTTEAVLDAFREGGIDVKTARESGALSIVTKSDTYLRTGEFDQQAMLDFWQETLAEARDEEGYEGVRAAAEMTWALDEGTGLDRLVQYEAMLNTIYPGEDYVVLCQYNRERFPEEVISDVIRTHPLVVYGGRVCQNFYYHPPEKFFDTDSPALDIDRAVEELISRSRTRDALQEREQQLQSRLHQQKIVTELGQQALEDGDLDQLMHDASVAVAETLDNEYCKVLELLPSGDEVFLRQGVGWRDGLAGNATVPTDLDSQAGYTLLSEEPIIVEDLRTEERFSGPELLTSHDVVSGISVIIGTVEEPWGVLGTHTTDEREFTEYDVNFVQSVANLLAAAIERHEYQNELEQTVSQLEESNKRLEQFAYAASHDLQEPLRMVSSYNELIEARYGDELDEDAKEYLEFAINGADRMREMIDALLEYSRIDTNGGEFALTDCNAVLESVHDDLQFKIDEKDAETTVDSLPTVYADKSQLTQVFQNLLSNAIKYSGDDPPKISVDVEQRNHEWVFAVSDNGIGIDPEKTDQIFDVFQRLHSRDEHEGTGIGLALCQRIIERHNGRIWVESEPSEGSTFFFTLPIKNTAND; the protein is encoded by the coding sequence ATGAGTAAAAAACAACAAAATGACTCGCTTGAGAAATTCGGGCTTGAGGCCACACTGGATGCAGTGCAAAAACGTCGGGAAGTGAGCCAGACACAAAGCCTTCACGAGAAGGACGAAGGGAACGACCACCTCGCGTCCATCTACGAAAGTCAAGAAGATCAATTTGAGACGGCCGTTCCCTTCATTAAGGAGGGCCTCAAGCGGGGCGAACGGTGTCTGTACGTCGCGGATGACAGCACGACAGAGGCGGTTCTAGATGCGTTTCGCGAGGGCGGCATCGACGTAAAGACGGCTCGCGAATCCGGAGCCCTGTCGATCGTCACAAAATCTGATACGTACCTGCGCACGGGTGAATTCGACCAACAGGCGATGCTGGATTTCTGGCAGGAGACGCTCGCCGAGGCGCGTGATGAGGAGGGTTACGAAGGTGTTCGAGCCGCCGCCGAGATGACATGGGCCCTCGATGAAGGAACAGGCCTTGATCGGCTCGTCCAGTATGAGGCGATGCTCAACACCATTTATCCCGGCGAGGACTACGTCGTGCTCTGTCAGTACAACCGCGAGCGCTTCCCGGAGGAAGTCATCTCAGACGTTATCCGAACGCATCCGCTGGTAGTCTACGGCGGCAGGGTGTGTCAGAATTTCTATTACCACCCGCCAGAAAAGTTCTTCGACACCGACAGCCCAGCTCTCGATATCGATCGGGCAGTGGAGGAACTCATCAGTCGCTCCCGAACGCGAGATGCCCTCCAAGAGAGGGAACAGCAACTTCAGTCGCGACTTCATCAACAGAAAATCGTCACTGAACTTGGACAACAAGCGCTCGAAGATGGCGATCTCGACCAGTTGATGCACGACGCCTCCGTGGCCGTCGCCGAAACGCTGGACAACGAGTACTGCAAGGTACTCGAATTGCTACCGAGTGGAGATGAAGTCTTCCTCAGGCAGGGTGTCGGCTGGCGAGACGGGCTCGCCGGCAATGCGACAGTCCCGACCGACCTGGATTCGCAAGCTGGCTACACGCTTCTCTCTGAAGAGCCGATCATCGTCGAGGACCTGCGCACCGAGGAGCGGTTTAGCGGGCCCGAGTTGCTCACCAGTCACGACGTCGTCAGCGGCATCAGCGTCATCATCGGGACCGTCGAGGAGCCCTGGGGCGTGCTCGGAACCCATACAACCGATGAACGGGAGTTCACCGAATACGACGTTAATTTCGTCCAGAGTGTTGCCAACTTGCTCGCCGCAGCGATCGAACGCCACGAGTATCAGAATGAACTCGAGCAAACAGTCTCGCAACTCGAAGAGTCGAACAAACGCCTCGAACAGTTTGCATACGCCGCATCCCACGATCTGCAAGAGCCGCTGCGGATGGTATCCAGTTACAACGAATTGATTGAAGCCCGCTATGGGGACGAACTGGATGAGGACGCCAAGGAGTATTTAGAGTTCGCTATCAACGGTGCGGATCGAATGCGCGAGATGATCGATGCCCTGCTTGAGTACTCGCGCATTGATACAAATGGGGGCGAATTTGCGCTGACCGACTGTAACGCAGTACTGGAGAGTGTCCACGACGACTTGCAGTTCAAAATCGACGAAAAAGACGCCGAGACCACCGTCGATTCGCTTCCGACCGTGTATGCAGACAAGAGTCAACTGACCCAAGTATTCCAAAATCTGCTGAGCAACGCGATCAAGTATAGCGGCGACGATCCCCCGAAAATCTCCGTCGATGTCGAGCAACGCAATCACGAGTGGGTGTTCGCCGTCAGCGATAATGGGATTGGAATCGACCCTGAGAAAACAGACCAGATATTCGATGTTTTCCAGCGACTCCACAGCCGCGACGAACATGAGGGAACTGGAATCGGCCTCGCGCTCTGTCAACGCATTATTGAGCGCCACAACGGACGGATTTGGGTAGAATCTGAGCCGAGTGAGGGATCGACATTCTTCTTTACGCTACCTATTAAAAATACGGCAAATGACTGA
- a CDS encoding response regulator, which produces MTEADVNLPDSADVLLVEDNPGDVRLMKEGFDASPFDLTVHTINNGDDALDFIFQRGDYVAAPQPDLVILDLNLPRTNGDVVLAELKRDPDRCRIPVIVFTSSQAEDDVLTSYDHHANACVTKPDHATEFIETIGRVVELWFALVRLPADEE; this is translated from the coding sequence ATGACTGAGGCCGACGTCAACCTTCCGGATAGCGCTGATGTACTTCTCGTTGAGGATAATCCTGGCGATGTCCGCCTCATGAAAGAGGGATTCGACGCCAGCCCGTTCGATCTCACCGTCCACACTATTAATAACGGAGATGATGCCCTTGATTTTATCTTTCAGCGCGGCGACTATGTCGCCGCACCTCAACCGGATCTCGTGATCCTCGATCTCAACTTACCACGCACGAATGGCGACGTCGTTCTGGCCGAACTCAAGCGTGATCCTGATCGCTGCCGCATTCCCGTCATCGTATTCACGAGTTCACAGGCGGAAGACGACGTACTCACATCATATGACCATCACGCGAATGCCTGTGTCACGAAACCCGACCATGCGACAGAGTTCATCGAGACGATCGGCAGGGTTGTCGAATTGTGGTTCGCTCTCGTTCGGCTACCAGCCGACGAGGAGTGA